The Lacipirellula parvula genome window below encodes:
- a CDS encoding RrF2 family transcriptional regulator, whose product MRISRASTYALLATVQLSDSPASPPIPCSQLAQLGDMPERFLLQVLRNLVNEGLLKSTRGVDGGYRLAKPLSQITMLEIVEAIDGPVQPELPQIGGLQPQSQKKLAEVLGDVAGDAKKRLASVTLAQLKPVAATAANGSKARRTG is encoded by the coding sequence TTGAGAATCTCGCGCGCATCCACGTACGCACTACTCGCGACAGTTCAGCTGAGCGACTCGCCAGCCTCACCGCCCATCCCTTGCAGTCAGTTGGCCCAACTCGGCGACATGCCGGAGCGGTTCCTGCTGCAAGTGTTGCGTAACTTGGTCAACGAAGGGCTGCTGAAGTCGACCCGTGGCGTTGATGGCGGTTACCGCCTCGCGAAGCCGCTGTCGCAAATCACGATGCTTGAAATCGTGGAAGCGATCGACGGCCCGGTTCAACCAGAGTTGCCGCAGATCGGCGGCCTGCAGCCGCAATCGCAAAAGAAGCTGGCCGAAGTTCTCGGCGACGTTGCCGGCGACGCGAAGAAGCGGCTCGCCAGCGTCACGCTCGCACAGCTGAAGCCGGTCGCCGCGACGGCTGCGAACGGCTCGAAGGCGCGCCGCACCGGCTGA